One Baekduia alba genomic window, TGGTCGTGTGGACCAACGCGGTGATCGCCTCGGCCGGGACGTCGATCCTGTCGGGCCCCGACAAGATCGCGCTGGACCCGGTCAAGACCAAGGCGGCGCTGGCCGCGATGGGCGGCATGGCCAGCTCGCCGGTCGCCGCCCCGAACATCGACACGTCGACCGAGGACACCGCGCGCCTCGGGTTCGAGTCGGGCTCGTCGAGCTTCATGATCAACTACCCGTTCGTCTACCCGTCGGCGAAGAGCAACGCCCCGGCCGTCTTCAAGCAGCTCGGTGCGGCCAAGTACCCGGGGATCTACCCCAACGTCCCGAGCAAGCCGCCGCTGGGCGGCATCAACCTCGCGGTCTCGTCCTACTCCAAGCACAAGGCCGCGGCGTTCGCCGCGATCAAGTGCCTGATCAAGCCCGACAACCAGCTGGCCATCGCGAAGGCCGGCGGCCTGCCGCCGGTGCGCGCCGACGTCTATGACCGGCCCGCGATCAACCAGGTCTATCCGGGCTTCGCGGACCTGATCCGGTCCTCGATCCGGGACGCCGCGCCGCGGCCCTCGGAGTCGCCGGCCTACCAGGACCTGTCGCTCGCGATCCAGGACGCGATCCACCCGAGCTCGGGCATCGACCCCAAGAACCCGGGGTCGACCTACGACAAGCTCAACGACAAGGTCCAGCAGGCCATCGACCGGAAGGGGCTGTTGTGAGCGCCACCGCCGTCAGCGAGGCCGAGCGCGCGCCGGCGCCGGGGAAGATGACCGACAAGACGCGCGCCGAGCGCAAGCTCGGGTTCATGCTCTGCGCGCCGGCGGTGATCATGATGCTGCTGGTCACCGCGTATCCGATCCTGTACGCGTTCATCCTGTCGCTGCAGAAGAAGGATCTGCGCTTCCCGGACGAGAGCGGCTTCGTCGGCCTCTCCAACTACGTCACGGTGCTCGGCTCGAGCCTCTGGTGGCAGGCGGTGTTCAACACCGCGTTCATCACCGTGGTCTCGGTCGCGATCGAGCTGGCGATCGGCATGGTGATCGCGATCATCATGCATCGCGCGATCTTCGGCCGCGGCGCGGTCCGCACCTCGGTGCTGATCCCGTACGGGATCGTGACGGTCGTCGCCGCGTTTGCCTGGTTCTACGCCTTCGACCCCGGCAGCGGCTTCGTCA contains:
- a CDS encoding extracellular solute-binding protein, whose amino-acid sequence is MSRVIAVMAAVTTVLVLAACGGDNSSSSRATLNFFIFNEPSGGVQAAAKQCSAASNGAYDIKFQYLPSQADSQREQLVRRLGAKDDSLDILGLDVVWTGEFANAGWIEPVPAAIRPAVTEKVFPSVLNTARFENKLYAVPIWSNTQLLWYRKDRVPQVPKTWTEMTRMAEKIGPAKGQIQVQGNKYEGLVVWTNAVIASAGTSILSGPDKIALDPVKTKAALAAMGGMASSPVAAPNIDTSTEDTARLGFESGSSSFMINYPFVYPSAKSNAPAVFKQLGAAKYPGIYPNVPSKPPLGGINLAVSSYSKHKAAAFAAIKCLIKPDNQLAIAKAGGLPPVRADVYDRPAINQVYPGFADLIRSSIRDAAPRPSESPAYQDLSLAIQDAIHPSSGIDPKNPGSTYDKLNDKVQQAIDRKGLL